In Ogataea parapolymorpha DL-1 chromosome I, whole genome shotgun sequence, the following are encoded in one genomic region:
- a CDS encoding Alpha-glucosidase: MHWTPFILIWLSLLPVEAVKSFLFKKCSESGFCSRNRHFATEVEKLGTEYDSRYSIDLESLKVDPSAGNLHATLLKMLNDGSFVSLDMNISVLEDDNLRLQIDEADRKPVVDHVASRRFNETAKWALAGQPRLQSFRHSVDSEKITLEFHAYRVEIELHPFKITFLRDEKAQLVLNDRNFLNIEHYRTKEQENADNSIHVSPEESTFDAYTDSFKDSRDDKLPLGPESVALDVSFLGAKAVYGIPEHADSFALKDTTDTDPYRLYNVDIFEYETQSKYPMYGSIPFMIGLGETGSAGVFWLNSADTNIDIKKSASQIQTHWISESGILDIVLFAKKTPTQVVQSYSKLTGHSALPNIFSLGYHQCRWNYNDEEDVLDITAKFDESLIPFDAIWLDIEYTDDKKYFTWKKELFPDPERMMGKLGETGRTLIVIIDPHLKVGYDVSDAVVDKKLGIRKNDGSELYHGHSWPGESVWIDGMNPAAQPFWDSLFANGSRLLGSATNAHLWNDMNEPSIFNGPETTAPRDLIHYGDWEHRSVHNVWGLTFHEMTYNALIKRNPDQRPFILTRSFYAGSQRTAAMWTGDNMAKWEYMRESIPMVLTMNAVGFPFAGADIAGFFGNPDKEMQVRWYQTGIWYPFFRAHAHIDSRRREPWVAGEPYTGMMREAIKLRYRLLPLFYTQFYKHSVSGTPVVSSLAFDSPENANVYTIDDQFFVGPLLVKPVTSPDTHSVRLYLPDDKPYYDFVSFEKISGEGFHEVEAPLEKVPVFLRGGSILPSKERYRRSSRLMKNDPYTLYIAADEGRATGELYIDDGETFAYQRGEQVFARFELDGGKLTSTVESTYETGVRIERIVILGGPQATAATVEQDGQKWTAEVVDQGTHVVVRNPKPLVAKNWTISLY; encoded by the coding sequence ATGCATTGGACCCCTTTCATATTAATCTGGCTGTCTTTGCTACCTGTGGAGGCAGTGAAGTCGTTCCTGTTCAAGAAATGCAGCGAATCAGGATtttgttccagaaacagacatTTCGCTACGGAGGTCGAAAAGCTGGGAACGGAGTATGACTCAAGGTACTCCATCGATCTGGAGTCGCTTAAGGTCGACCCTTCTGCCGGAAATTTACATGCCACACTGCTTAAGATGCTCAATGATGGATCATTCGTGTCATTGGATATGAACATTAGCGTTCTGGAAGACGACAATCTGAGATTACAGATCGACGAGGCGGACAGAAAGCCAGTTGTCGACCATGTGGCCAGCCGTCGGTTTAATGAGACGGCCAAATGGGCGTTGGCAGGTCAACCTCGTCTGCAATCATTCAGGCATTCCGTGGACTCGGAAAAAATCACTCTTGAATTTCACGCATACCGTGTTGAGATTGAGCTTCACCCCTTCAAGATTACGTTTTTGCGTGATGAGAAAGCTCAATTGGTCCTCAATGACCGAAATTTCTTGAACATCGAGCACTACAGAAcaaaagagcaggaaaacGCAGATAATTCTATTCATGTTTCTCCTGAGGAGTCTACTTTTGATGCCTACACAGACAGTTTCAAAGATTCTCGAGACGATAAGCTGCCGTTGGGCCCAGAATCTGTGGCGTTGGATGTCTCTTTCCTTGGCGCCAAAGCTGTTTACGGTATTCCAGAGCATGCGGACTCTTTTGCACTCAAAGATACGACCGACACAGATCCTTACAGGCTGTACAATGTGGATATTTTCGAGTACGAAACACAAAGCAAATACCCAATGTACGGCTCAATTCCGTTCATGATTGGACTCGGCGAGACCGGAAGCGCTGGAGTGTTCTGGCTGAATAGCGCAGACACCAACATTGACATCAAGAAATCTGCGAGCCAAATCCAGACTCACTGGATATCGGAAAGCGGAATTTTGGATATTGTCCTCTTTGCTAAAAAGACTCCAACCCAGGTTGTGCAGTCGTACAGCAAACTCACAGGTCACTCAGCCCTGCCAAACATTTTCTCTCTTGGATATCACCAGTGCCGGTGGAACTATAATGACGAAGAGGATGTTCTGGACATCACCGCAAAATTCGACGAGTCGTTAATTCCATTTGATGCTATTTGGTTGGATATCGAGTACACCGACGACAAGAAATATTTCAcgtggaaaaaagagttATTCCCAGACCCTGAGCGCATGATGGGCAAATTGGGCGAGACAGGACGAACCTTGATTGTGATTATTGACCCTCATCTCAAAGTTGGCTACGATGTTAGCGACGCGgttgttgacaaaaaaCTGGGTATCCGCAAAAACGACGGCTCGGAGTTGTACCACGGACACTCGTGGCCAGGTGAGTCTGTGTGGATCGATGGCATGAACCCGGCTGCACAGCCGTTTTGGGATAGCTTGTTTGCCAATGGGTCGCGCCTGCTTGGGTCTGCTACCAATGCTCATCTTTGGAATGACATGAACGAACCGTCAATTTTCAACGGCCCAGAAACTACTGCTCCTCGAGACCTGATCCATTACGGTGACTGGGAGCACCGCTCGGTCCATAATGTGTGGGGCCTTACTTTCCACGAGATGACATACAATGCTCTGATAAAACGCAACCCTGACCAGCGGCCATTCATTTTAACCAGATCGTTCTACGCGGGCTCCCAGCGCACGGCTGCCATGTGGACAGGAGATAATATGGCCAAATGGGAATACATGCGCGAGAGTATTCCCATGGTGCTCACTATGAACGCCGTGGGCTTTCCGTTTGCAGGGGCAGACATTGCAGGATTTTTCGGTAACCCCGATAAAGAAATGCAAGTCAGATGGTATCAAACCGGCATCTGGTATCCATTTTTCCGTGCCCATGCTCACATTGACTCGCGCAGACGGGAACCATGGGTTGCTGGCGAGCCATATACGGGTATGATGCGAGAAGCAATCAAACTAAGATATAGACTGCTACCATTGTTCTATACACAGTTCTACAAGCATTCTGTCTCTGGAACTCCCGTGGTTAGTTCTCTCGCATTTGACAGTCCTGAGAACGCAAACGTGTATACCATTGACGACCAGTTCTTTGTTGGGCCGCTGCTGGTAAAACCTGTCACCAGCCCAGACACACATTCCGTGAGATTGTACCTGCCGGACGACAAGCCATACTACGATTTTGTGTCCTTTGAGAAAATCAGTGGTGAGGGCTTCCACGAGGTGGAAGCTCCGCTGGAAAAGGTTCCGGTATTCCTTCGTGGGGGCTCGATTTTGCCTTCTAAGGAACGGTACAGACGCTCGTCCAGACTGATGAAAAATGATCCATACACGTTGTATATTGCTGCAGACGAGGGCAGAGCCACAGGAGAGCTATATATTGACGATGGCGAAACATTTGCCTATCAGAGGGGAGAACAGGTGTTTGCCAGGTTTGAGCTGGACGGAGGCAAGCTAACATCCACCGTTGAAAGCACGTACGAAACGGGCGTGAGGATCGAGCGAATCGTTATTCTAGGCGGTCCCCAGGCCACGGCAGCCACTGTCGAGCAGGACGGGCAAAAGTGGACGGCTGAGGTTGTTGACCAGGGAACTCACGTAGTGGTGAGGAACCCTAAGCCTCTTGTTGCCAAGAACTGGACCATTTCTCTATATTAG
- a CDS encoding Conserved hypothetical membrane protein — protein MDHSHHMMDPMDPMPMCKMSMTLTTDYENVCVLSSSWMITSAQSLVLSLIAVFILSAGYELLKNWTARWESRTYKQPALSGKALQNYKVKSSILYGVSVLYSFMIMLIFMTFNVWLMAAVVLGSIAGRYVFGFKDNGAAVPGSIACH, from the coding sequence atGGACCATTCTCACCATATGATGGATCCCATGGACCCAATGCCGATGTGTAAGATGTCCATGACGCTGACCACAGACTACGAAAATGTCTGTGTACTTTCGTCGTCTTGGATGATCACTTCTGCGCAGTCTTTGGTCCTTTCTCTTATTGCTGTCTTTATCTTATCGGCCGGATACGAGTTGCTCAAGAACTGGACAGCTCGCTGGGAGTCGCGCACATACAAACAGCCTGCGCTTTCCGGCAAGGCGCTGCAAAATTACAAGGTCAAAAGCTCGATTCTCTACGGAGTGTCTGTGCTATATTCGTTTATGATCATGTTGATATTCATGACCTTCAACGTGTGGCTGATGGCCGCTGTGGTACTCGGCAGCATTGCTGGAAGATACGTCTTTGGGTTCAAAGACAAcggagctgctgttcctggATCGATCGCGTGCCACTAG